Within bacterium, the genomic segment TCATTTGCGCCTTTCCAAGGGCCGGGTGAGTGTCCGCGGCCGGCTATCGCCCAGCTCTCTCTATGACCAGAACCTGGCCTCGATGGACGTCGAGGGCGGCTACGACGCGACCGACGCCCGCGGCTTCATCCGCATCAACGCCCTCCGTCTCAAAGCGCACCGAATGATTGTCCGTACGGGAGACCGATGAGCACCCTGTGGGACCGCGGAAGAGCGCCGGTCGACGAGCTCGTCTCGCGCCTCACCGTGGGTCGAGATCCGGAGCTCGACCGCGAGCTCGTGGCCTTCGACGCTCTGGCGAGCGCCGCGCACGCTCGCATGCTGGCCGAGATCGGCGTGCTCACCGAGGCCGAGCTGGCCGGCCTGGTCGCCGAGCTCCGGACTATCGCGAAGGAGGCGGCGACCTTCAAGATCGAGCCATCCGAGGAGGACGGCCACACCGCCATCGAAAACCGGCTGACCGCCAAGCTCGGAGAGGCCGGGCGCAAGATCCACACCGGGCGCAGCCGAAACGATCAAGTGATCGCGGCCCTGCGGCTCTGGGGTCGGGAGGCGGTCCTGCATCTCGCCGAGCAGTTGCTGAGCCTGGTCGAAACGACCACCAAACTCGCCGCGGAGCACAGCGAAACCAGCATCGCGGGCACCACTCACACCCGCCAGGCCATGCCGTCCACGCTCGGCCACTTCTTCGCCGCCAACGCCGAAACGCTGCTCGACGAGGTGTCCTGGCTGCGCACGGCCTACGATCACTTCAATCGCTCTCCGCTGGGCAGCGCCTCGGGCTTCGGCGTGGCCCTGGATCTCGACCGCGAGCTCGTCGCTCGGCTCCTGGGCTTCGACCGAGTCCAGGTCAACACGCTGGCGGTCCAGAACGACCGCGGCCGAACCGAGGCGCTTGCCCTGGCAGTCGCCGCCTCGATCACGACCGACCTAGGCCGGCTGGCCTCGGACCTCATCCGCTACTCGACCGAAGAGCTCGGTTACCTGGTGCTAGGCTCAGATACGACGACCGGATCGAGCATCATGCCGCAGAAGCGCAATCCGGACGTCCTCGAGATCATCCGCGCTTCGGCCGGGCGCTGTCGAGCACTCCACGCCGAGGTCACCGGCATCTACGGGGCCGTCGGTGTCGGCTATCACCGCGACCTTCAGCTGACCAAGGAGCCCTTCCTGCGAGGCCTGCCGCTGGCCACCGACTGCTGCGCGGCCATGGTGCGGGTGCTCGAAACGATCACGGTCGATCGCGAACGCTG encodes:
- the argH gene encoding argininosuccinate lyase, whose translation is MSTLWDRGRAPVDELVSRLTVGRDPELDRELVAFDALASAAHARMLAEIGVLTEAELAGLVAELRTIAKEAATFKIEPSEEDGHTAIENRLTAKLGEAGRKIHTGRSRNDQVIAALRLWGREAVLHLAEQLLSLVETTTKLAAEHSETSIAGTTHTRQAMPSTLGHFFAANAETLLDEVSWLRTAYDHFNRSPLGSASGFGVALDLDRELVARLLGFDRVQVNTLAVQNDRGRTEALALAVAASITTDLGRLASDLIRYSTEELGYLVLGSDTTTGSSIMPQKRNPDVLEIIRASAGRCRALHAEVTGIYGAVGVGYHRDLQLTKEPFLRGLPLATDCCAAMVRVLETITVDRERCRQAILPTTAATDAVYARVAEGEAFRDAYREVAADPETAYPPAAATDPEDPAESWRARRHLGAPGDLDLAYLETRLSAARDWLEGKRAGITKVWRAFESGHGP